A single genomic interval of Pomacea canaliculata isolate SZHN2017 linkage group LG5, ASM307304v1, whole genome shotgun sequence harbors:
- the LOC112565289 gene encoding dermatopontin-like isoform X2 has protein sequence MRIIQVFVLSFLCLSTTREDFKLTKCCFSCPRGQSVSAISYLYRQYNDDHVYNFTCSPVTEGGRESGCSWSGYTNSIFEPVNYRCPTNSYIAGVDSYFNHPFQNRRFSFKCCEDLTLMLHGCNTTDWQKTGEPLHFTVPEGTLLSAVHSQGNDQNNDWRFKFEVCTRAKYPNNVSTRLDLR, from the exons ATGAGGATCATCCAAGTGTTTGTTCTCTCGTTTCTTTGTCTCTCCACAACAAGGGAAGACTTTAAACTCACGAAATGTTG CTTCAGCTGTCCACGTGGTCAGTCTGTGTCCGCCATCTCCTACCTCTACAGGCAATACAATGATGACCACGTGTACAACTTCACCTGTTCTCCGGTGACAGAAGGTGGTCGCGAGTCTGGATGCTCGTGGTCag GTTACACCAACAGCATATTCGAGCCAGTCAACTACAGATGCCCGACAAATAGTTATATCGCTGGTGTGGACAGTTATTTTAATCACCCATTCCAGAACAGGAGATTTTCTTTTAAGTGCTGTGAAGACCTCA CTCTCATGCTGCATGGCTGCAACACCACAGACTGGCAAAAGACTGGTGAACCTCTACACTTTACTGTTCCTGAAGGAACATTGCTGAGTGCAGTTCACAGCCAAGGCAATGATCAAAACAA tGATTGGCGCTTCAAATTTGAAGTCTGCACCCGAGCCAAGTACCCGAACAATGTGTCCACCCGTTTGGATCTCCGCTGA
- the LOC112565289 gene encoding dermatopontin-like isoform X1, whose protein sequence is MLLLIVVVVVVTLPGAATWLNDFGGSFSFSCPRGQSVSAISYLYRQYNDDHVYNFTCSPVTEGGRESGCSWSGYTNSIFEPVNYRCPTNSYIAGVDSYFNHPFQNRRFSFKCCEDLTLMLHGCNTTDWQKTGEPLHFTVPEGTLLSAVHSQGNDQNNDWRFKFEVCTRAKYPNNVSTRLDLR, encoded by the exons ATGTTG TtgctgattgttgttgttgttgttgtgacccTACCGGGAGCCGCCACCTGGTTGAATGACTTTGGCGGGTCCTTTAGCTTCAGCTGTCCACGTGGTCAGTCTGTGTCCGCCATCTCCTACCTCTACAGGCAATACAATGATGACCACGTGTACAACTTCACCTGTTCTCCGGTGACAGAAGGTGGTCGCGAGTCTGGATGCTCGTGGTCag GTTACACCAACAGCATATTCGAGCCAGTCAACTACAGATGCCCGACAAATAGTTATATCGCTGGTGTGGACAGTTATTTTAATCACCCATTCCAGAACAGGAGATTTTCTTTTAAGTGCTGTGAAGACCTCA CTCTCATGCTGCATGGCTGCAACACCACAGACTGGCAAAAGACTGGTGAACCTCTACACTTTACTGTTCCTGAAGGAACATTGCTGAGTGCAGTTCACAGCCAAGGCAATGATCAAAACAA tGATTGGCGCTTCAAATTTGAAGTCTGCACCCGAGCCAAGTACCCGAACAATGTGTCCACCCGTTTGGATCTCCGCTGA
- the LOC112565290 gene encoding uncharacterized protein LOC112565290 isoform X2, which produces MNDYRGDFRFMCDNDQVIIAFFSIYNIVLNDRIFDFVCGSIPNTDYACLFLDYANSPYKTDKYDCSRNLFFNGVISSYVNNVRKFSIYCCTSDNIKMRDCFDSTVHQRSEGLVLFYVPAGKLLKGFHIEGHNPSTQRFVFQVCSAN; this is translated from the exons ATGAACGACTATCGAGGAGATTTCAGGTTCATGTGTGACAATGATCAGGTTATCATTGCCTTCTTCAGCATCTATAACATTGTCTTGAACGACCGAATTTTCGACTTTGTTTGTGGTTCCATTCCTAATACCGATTATGCGTGCCTCTTTTTAG ATTATGCAAATTCCCCTTACAAGACAGACAAGTACGATTGCTCAAGAAATTTATTCTTCAATGGTGTGATCAGTTCCTATGTTAACAATGTCCGAAAGTTTTCCATCTATTGCTGCACTAGTGATA ATATCAAGATGAGGGACTGTTTTGACTCAACTGTTCATCAAAGATCCGAGGGTCTAGTACTCTTTTATGTACCCGCAGGAAAATTGCTAAAAGGGTTTCACATCGAAGGCCACAACCCCAG tactCAGCGCTTCGTATTCCAAGTTTGCTCGGCTAACTAA
- the LOC112565290 gene encoding uncharacterized protein LOC112565290 isoform X1 gives MSWLVVFVLLTFTGVDGWMNDYRGDFRFMCDNDQVIIAFFSIYNIVLNDRIFDFVCGSIPNTDYACLFLDYANSPYKTDKYDCSRNLFFNGVISSYVNNVRKFSIYCCTSDNIKMRDCFDSTVHQRSEGLVLFYVPAGKLLKGFHIEGHNPSTQRFVFQVCSAN, from the exons ATGTCG TGGCTGGTAGTCTTCGTCCTTCTCACCTTTACAGGAGTGGATGGTTGGATGAACGACTATCGAGGAGATTTCAGGTTCATGTGTGACAATGATCAGGTTATCATTGCCTTCTTCAGCATCTATAACATTGTCTTGAACGACCGAATTTTCGACTTTGTTTGTGGTTCCATTCCTAATACCGATTATGCGTGCCTCTTTTTAG ATTATGCAAATTCCCCTTACAAGACAGACAAGTACGATTGCTCAAGAAATTTATTCTTCAATGGTGTGATCAGTTCCTATGTTAACAATGTCCGAAAGTTTTCCATCTATTGCTGCACTAGTGATA ATATCAAGATGAGGGACTGTTTTGACTCAACTGTTCATCAAAGATCCGAGGGTCTAGTACTCTTTTATGTACCCGCAGGAAAATTGCTAAAAGGGTTTCACATCGAAGGCCACAACCCCAG tactCAGCGCTTCGTATTCCAAGTTTGCTCGGCTAACTAA
- the LOC112565444 gene encoding uncharacterized protein LOC112565444 has translation MMAFSDSSAPWLVFPSLLALSYGGGTLLLTNVQLSSLFPRASGVIVTLISGGVDFSATTQLLVKLLREAGIARKSSYIGITIAHACLAMISTMFFLPKKLYTRRPSIFQFRADDIDLERLNTIARKALAAKEEDESQGDDEYDKREVVCDDQCGDDKRNTCQEGMRYGNHTNNNCHKTSTVSSLQHTGSDLILDPRTLLTSVEELDTRCGACGKHVSTESVGKVRNNTDSLTSALQRESTCHTQQRKGSMFDGNIPKCSLPYSGNHLLTEEKKVYISIVDVRFPSQVVKPNEKDEKTITKDVSTHSDGRPPRRQSDRPTAHVRLVFPEFSKEANEMEDGDAPGSNLGSPVPQTSSHELYPTLKSCVTSPVFVLHVLWTSFNVLRLASFFGLINSKLNAMFEGNTEKVSFYTNVLAYFMLSMMCVCWVSGAVYDWQSSVFRGRRSLFQKKVLPGALPLAMTSALGVAISAMALSDSEMVLYFMFACFVFYNAFIFGVCLSFLMRVFPERFFGILNGVLSIVSGIFCFLQYGIFRWHDVQPDGPVQANIFMLSLVAVSFVHPLYLVLTCLRR, from the exons ATGATGGCTTTTTCAGACAGCT CCGCTCCTTGGCTGGTGTTTCCGTCGTTGCTGGCCTTGTCGTATGGAGGAGGAACGTTGCTGCTGACCAACGTGCAGTTATCGTCCCTCTTTCCTCGAGCGTCTGGAGTTATCGTCACCCTTATTTCAGGTGGCGTTGACTTCTCGGCTACCACACAGCTCCTAGTGAAG TTACTTCGAGAAGCTGGGATTGCCCGCAAATCCTCCTACATaggcatcaccattgcacacGCCTGCCTCGCCATGATCAGCACCATGTTCTTCTTGCCCAAAAAGCTGTACACGCGGAGACCCAGCATCTTCCAGTTCAGggcagacgacatcgatctCGAGCGATTGAATACGATTGCGAGAAAAGCCCTCGCCGCCAAGGAAGAGGATGAAAGTCAAGGCGACGATGAATACGACAAGAGAGAGGTCGTTTGTGATGATCAGTGTGGAGACGACAAGAGGAACACGTGTCAAGAGGGAATGAGGTATGGCaatcacacaaataataattgtcACAAGACCAGCACAGTGTCCTCCCTCCAGCACACAGGCAGTGACCTCATTCTTGACCCCCGGACGCTGTTGACGAGCGTTGAGGAGCTGGACACAAGATGCGGCGCGTGCGGCAAACATGTCTCCACAGAATCTGTGGGGAAAGTGAGAAATAACACGGATTCTCTCACATCTGCTCTACAGAGAGAGAGCACGTGCCACACACAGCAACGAAAAGGCTCAATGTTCGATGGAAATATTCCCAAGTGTAGCCTCCCTTACAGTGGCAACCATTTGCTtacagaggagaaaaaagtctACATTTCCATCGTAGACGTTCGTTTTCCAAGTCAGGTGGTGAAACCaaatgagaaagatgaaaagacaatAACAAAGGATGTGTCCACTCATAGTGACGGACGTCCACCAAGAAGGCAGAGTGACAGACCGACTGCTCATGTGCGCCTAGTGTTTCCAGAATTTTCCAAAGAAGCGAATGAAATGg AAGACGGAGACGCTCCAGGTTCAAACCTTGGCAGTCCAGTGCCACAAACCTCGTCCCATGAACTCTACCCGACCCTCAAAAgctgcgtgacgtcaccagtTTTTGTGCTCCACGTGCTATGGACGTCGTTCAACGTCCTCAGGCTGGCGTCCTTCTTTGGTCTTATCAACTCGAAGCTTAACGCAATGTTTGAGGGAAACACGGAAAAAG TGAGCTTCTACACCAACGTCTTGGCCTACTTCATGTTGTCGATGATGTGTGTCTGCTGGGTGTCTGGGGCTGTGTACGACTGGCAGTCTTCTGTATTCAGAG GAAGACGAAGCTTATTTCAGAAGAAAGTCCTCCCCGGTGCGCTGCCATTGGCCATGACGTCAGCACTGGGCGTGGCCATCTCTGCCATGGCGTTGAGTGACAGCGAGATGGTGTTGTAtttcatgtttgcatgtttcGTCTTCTACAACGCCTTCATCTTTGGCGTCTGCCTCAGCTTCCTGATGCGAGT ATTTCCGGAGAGGTTTTTCGGCATCCTCAATGGCGTGCTGTCCATCGTGTCCGGCATCTTCTGCTTCTTGCAGTATGGTATTTTCCGCTGGCATGATGTACAGCCTGATGGACCAGTGCAG gcCAACATTTTCATGTTGTCACTGGTGGCAGTAAGCTTTGTTCATCCTCTCTACCTTGTCCTTACGTGCCTTCGTCGGTAG
- the LOC112564817 gene encoding large neutral amino acids transporter small subunit 4-like, which translates to MARNAHLDSGRLRFLYVTWAVLETMLFGGLMNGWASLVFILKEDGLYRDLCENNSSLTLLGNGSSPHSSICTEQDAMLNLWFSIATGLRNIFGIVIGLIIFKFGTRVARLLGW; encoded by the exons ATGGCCAGAAACGCTCATCTGGACAGCGGGAGGCTGCGGTTCCTGTATGTCACGTGGGCGGTGCTGGAGACCATGTTGTTTGGGGGCCTGATGAATGGCTGGGCCTCCCTCGTCTTCATCCTGAAGGAGGATGGACTGTATAGAGACCTGTGTGAGAACAACAGCTCTCTCACTCTGCTGG GCAATGGGAGCTCACCACACTCCAGCATCTGTACAGAACAGGATGCCATGCTCAATCTCTGGTTCAGCATCGCCACTGGGCTGAGAAACATCTTCGGAATAGTTATCGGACTTATCATCTTCAAGTTTGGTACTCGTGTGGCCAGACTTCTAGGATGGTAA